Sequence from the Hamadaea flava genome:
CGAAGCCGGTTCGTCGAGCAGCAACAGTTCGGGGTCGCCGACGACGGTGGCCGCGAAGCCCAGCCGTTGCAGCATCCCCCGGGAGTAACCGCCGACCCGGCGATCGGCGGCGTCGGCGAGGCCGCTGTCGGCCAGGACGGCGTCGGCGCGTTCGGCGGTGACCGGCCGGCCATCGGGCCCGGCGGCCAGATGCGCGGCGAGCAGGACCACTTCGCGACCGGTCAGCCATGGGTCGAACTGCGGAGTGTCGGGCAGCATGGCGACCCGGCTGCGGGCGGCGGACACGCCGATCTCGCCGCTGGTCGGCCGGCGCAGACCGGCCAAGATGCCCAGGAGCGTCGTCTTGCCCGCGCCGTTCGGGCCGACGAGCCCGTACACCGATCCGGCCGGCACGCTCAGGTCGACCCCGTCCAGCGCGGCATGCGTACCGTAGCGCTTGGTCAGGCCCGCGGTGTGGACGATCATCGCGGGTTCCGGCCGACGAGCAGGTAGACGATGCCGCCCACGGGGATCGAGATCACGCAGATGACAGCCCAGGCCCATTTGGGCAGGTAACGCACGTCTGTCCGGGACAAGTCGTACAGGCAGTAAGCCACGAACGCCAGGCCGAGCAGGATCAGCGGGGCGAGGGCGGCGACGGGAAAGCCGCTGTCGGCGGTCGGCAGGCTCATGGCTGCCATCATCGCGCCACTTGCGGGAGATCCTTCCTCCGGCCCGCCCGCCACGCCCAGGTGTTCCCCGCGGCCCGAGCTGGCCGGCTCTCCTGTTCGGGCCGGTCATGGCGGGGAGGATCAGGTCGAAAGTCCCGTCCGGATAGGCCGAAACACCGTCCGTGCGGGGCGGTCGGCGGCGCATCCTGATCGTAGGCATCGGTCACGAAAGCGGAGCAAAGCCGCACCGTCGGAGGTGACGGGACGGGCCGTGACATTCGGAGGGAGGGTCGCGATGACGATCATGTCGCCTGCAGCGCCGATGGAAAGCCTCGTCGGGTTGCGTCCGGAACAGATCGACGCGCAGCCGTGGCGGCCGGTGGCCGGCTGCGGCGGAGTGCGCGTGAAGGAACTCGGCCGCCACGGCGACCTGGTCTACGAACTCCTCCGGTACGACGACGGCGCGATGACGCCAGGCGACCCGCACCTCGCCGCCGACCAGCACATCTGGGTGCTGGCGGGGGAGGCCGAGGTCGCCGGGCACAGCCTGCCGTCGGGTTCGTACGCGTACGTGCCCGCAGGCGCACCGCACCCGATCCGTGCGGTCGCGGGGACGGGGTGCGTGCTGCAGCAGACTCACGTGCCAGTCGCGTCGCGGGTAGCGGAGGAGCCGGTCATCCATCCCGGGCGGCTGAGCGAATCGACCATTCAGCAGTACGCCCAGCAGGTCGCGGCCATGGTGCACGCGGTCGACCGACGTCACCGGTAGGACGGCCGGTCTGCGACGGCTACCTACCCCGGCAGATCCGACCCACGGAGCCGCCGGGGTAAATGCATCAGGTCGCAGGGCGGATCACGCCTCGCTCGTACGCGTATACCACCGCGTGGACGCGGTCCCGCAGCTCCAGTTTGGACAGTATGCGGCTGACGTGCGTCTTGACGGTCCCCTCGGTGAGGAAGAGCGCCGCGGCGATCTCGAGGTTGGACATGCCCTTGGCGACCAGGCCCAGCACCTCGCGCTCCCGTTCGGTGAGACGGCCCAGATCGGCCGGGGGCGGTGGTTCGTCGCCGACCCCGACGTAGCGCTCCAGCAGCCGGCGGGTGGCCGACGGAGCGACAACCGCCTCGCCGCGGGCGACGACGCGGACGGCGGACAGGAGGTCGTCGGCGAGGGTGTCCTTGAGGAGGAATGCGCTCGCCCCGGCCCGCAGCGCGGCGTACACGTATTCATCGAGGTCGAACGTCGTGAGGACCAGGACGTGGATGTGCGGGACCTGCGCCCGCAATTGGCGGGTCGCGGCCACGCCATCCATGTCCGGCATGCGTACGTCCATGAGGACCACGTCCGGGTTCAGGTGCAGGGCCAGGTCGACGGCCTCGCCGCCGTCGCCCGCCTCACCGACGACCGACATGTCGCCGGCGTTCTCCAGGATCATCTTCAGCCCGGTACGCACGAGCGCCTGGTCGTCCGCGATCAGGACCCGGATCATCGTCACTCTCCCCGCGCCGTGCGCTGCCGTGGCAGCCATGCCGTGACCCGGAAACCGGTCTCGGCGTGGCCTGCCGTGAAACGGCCGCCGAGCAATTCGGCGCGTTCGCGCATGCCCCGCAGGCCCGCGCCGCCGGTTATCAGCTTGCTCGACGAGCCGTCGTCGGCGCAGACGACCGTCACGCCGGTGGGTTGATAGATCACCTCGACGCGGGCGGTGGCGCCTTGGCCGGCGTGCTTGACCGTGTTGGTCAGAGCTTCCTGCACGATGCGGTAGACAGCCAGGCCCACGGCCGCCGGCACGGCGCCGCGCTCACCGCTTTCCGAGAAGTCCACCGCCACACCCGCCGCGCCGAGTTGGGCCACCAGCTTCGGCAGCGCCGCCAGGCCCGGTGCCGGGTGCCAGCCGGAGTCCGGGCTGACCGCCCCGAGGACCCTGCGCATGTCGGCCAGCGACTCCCGGCCGGTCTCCACGATTGCCGCCAGCGCCGCCCGGGTGTCCCCCGGTCGATGGTCCAGCGCCGCCACGCCGCCTTGGGCCTGAACCACCATCACCGACAATCCGTGCGCCACCACGTCGTGCAGCTCACGGCTGATGCGGTCCCGTTCCGCCGCGACCGCTAGCGCGGCCTGCTGGTGCTGCGATCGCTCGAGGTCGTCGGCCCTTGCGCGCAAGGCTTCCAGGTACGCGCGGCGGTTGCGTGAAGCCGCTCCGGTGGCCCAGGCGGCCAGGAGCAGCGACCCCAGCAGCGACAAGAGGCCGGCCTGATCCATCATGAAGATCTTGGGGGTGATGACGAGGACGGGCTTGTCCGGCTGCGGTTCCTTGATGGAGGTGTAGGTGACTTCGGACGCCCGGGCGTTCTTAGCGTCCTGTTCCACGCTGAACTTCCACAGCATGAAGGTGCCGACTGCCACCAGGGCCACGATGCCCAGGGCGGCGAGCGAAAGTCCTCGGGGCCGTAGATCGGCGACCGTGTAAAGCACTGCCGCCGCGGTCAGGTCTACCACCATGATCGGTGCCCCGAGCAGGAGGTGCACGACGGCAGTCGCGATGCTGAGGCAGAGCATCGACAGTGGGGCGATACGCCGTAACGCGAGGGCGACAGCGGCGGCCAGGGTCGCCAGCCACCAGATCCACAGTGGCTGGTTCCATTTCTCATTCGTCAGGCCGTTGAGCATTCCCAAGGGGGAGTTCACCACCGTGGAGACGGCGAGGAGGATCACGGCAAGTCCTACATCCGTCCACACCCGACGATGCTCCGATGTGTTCATGGTCATCGCAGCATACGTCGGCAATGCCTCATCTGAATCTGTCGCAGGATGGATGTATGCCACGGTCCGCGTACATCCATCGGCGGAGGGAGTGGACGACGGCGGAGCGATGCGAGTTGATGCGAGCGTGGCCGAGGCTGATGTCTATGAATCTCACACGAACCTTGGCCCTGGCGGGCCTCGCGAGCCTGGCGGGCGCGATCGTGGTGGCCGCACCGGCGGCCGCGGAGCCCCCGGCCATCGTCTGGGCCGCCTGTCCGGATGCGGTGACGAACACGGACCGCGTGCCGCCGGAAGACGTCGACCAGTACCGCGCGCTCGTGTCCACGCTTCAGTGCGGCACCCTGCGAGTGCCGTTGGACTACCGCCGCCCGAACGGAAGATCGATCACGATCGGCTTCACCCGGCTGCCCGCCGCCGATCACGCGCACCGGCAGGGCGCGCTCGCGGTCAACCCGGGCGGACCGGGTGGCTCCGGCTACCTCATGCCGCTCGAGCTGGCCATGTCTCCGACGACCGCAGGTCTGCACGACACCTACGACATGATCGGCCTGGATCCGCGCGGCGTCGGCTACAGCACCCGCGCGACCTGTGAGGAGCCCCAGAGCCTGGCCGCGGCGAACAGGCCGGACGCGCCGACCCGCGACGAGGCGCTGGAGATGTACAACGCCATGGTGGCCGGGAACCGGGAGTGCCTTGCCCATCAGGGCGAGTTCCTCCGCCAGGTCACCACCGAGAACATCTCCCGCGATCTCGACGCAGTACGCGCGGGCCTGGGCGAGCGACGGATCAGCTTCCTCGGCGTCTCGTGGGGAACGTGGTTCGGAGCCGTCTATCGAAGCTTGTTCCCGGCCCGTGTCGATCGTATGTGGATCGACAGCACCGCACCGCCCCGGTTCTACGGCGACCAGTTCATCACCGCCCGGTCAACCGCGACCGAAGCCGGCGCCGATCGCATGACCGCCTGGCTCGCCGAGCACGATGACGTCTACCGTTTCGGCACCACAGCGGCTGCCGTCAAGGCGGCGTTACTCGCCCTCGAACAGTCGCTGACCGACCACCCCCGCGTCTTCACCGACCTGCCGAAGCCGGTGGACGCCATGGTGGTCGCGCTGTCCACCGCGCAGCCGTCGCCGGTGTGGCCGCTGGCCGCCCTGGTCATGACCGAGCTACGGGACTCCCACGACGGTACGCCGGCACCGCTGCACGTGAAGGCGGTCCTCGGCGGCGATGACCGCGGTGACGACACGCCGCCACCGGCCGACGCGCCGCAGGACTTCAACGACGTGATGAACCACGCCGCGATCTGCAACGAGGACTTCGGCCGGCGCGACTTCGACACGGCGTGGGACACGTACCAGCAGCTCCGTGAACTCCCGCTGACCGGAATGCTGGCTCGCTTCGGAGCCGACTGCGCCGGCTGGGACCCCGTACGACCGGTGAACCTCCGGTACAGCCCCGGCTCCCTGGTCCTGTCCGGTCACCGCGACGAGTCCGTGTCGGTCTACCCCTGGACGATCGAGATGCAGCACGCCATCGGCGGCACCGTCCTCACCGTCAACGACGACGTACACGGGTCGGTGCCCCGGACGCAGGACTGTTCCAACCTGCTCGTGGGGTACTTCCGCACCGGAGTCCTCTCCGCGCGGCACTGCGAGGGGGAGGGGGAGAACCCCGACCCCTCGGAGGTCAGGGACTGAGTCGTTCCCCCGGGATCGCCCCGTCCTCGACGGACGGGGCGATCGCGTCGGTGGGTTTCGTACATGCGGGTGGCGACGACGATCCCGGACGCCGCAGTGATCACAGCGACGACCCAGATCGCGGGTCGCAGGCCGAACATATCGGCGGTGATGCCGGCGACGAGCGCCCCGACTGCGTAGCCGAGATCGCGCCACAGTCGGTACACGCCGACGGCGCGGGCGCGCCAGGCAGGTCGCGCGACGTCGCCGATGACGGCGAGCAGCGTCGGATAGACCAGTGCCGTGCCTGCGCCCATGAGGACGGCGGCGATCGCCCACATGCTGAAGGTGTCCGCTGCGGCGACCAGTCCGATGCCGACGGACTGCAGCAGCATCCCGGCGGTGATGAGCCACTTGCGGCCCCAGTGGTCGGACAGCCACCCGGTGACTGTCTGGCCGACGCCCCAGACGGCGGGGTAGAGGGCGACGAGTACGCCGATGTGCGGGATGTCCAAGCCGCTGGTGGCGAACAGGAGGGGATACAGGCCCCAGGCGAGCCCGTCGTTGAGGTTGTTCACCAGCCCCGCCTGGCTCGCAGCGGACAGGGCCTTCTCCCGGATCGAGGTGTGGAGGAAGATCTGCCGCCCGCTGATCGGTTCGCCGCGGTCGTCACGGGTAGGCGCACCGACGGCGCTCTCGAGGTCGGCGTGGTGGCGGGTCTCCCGCACGAGCGTGGCGGACAGGCCGAGGCCGACGGCGGCGAAGGCCAGGCCGAGCCAGAACGGTGCCGGGCGCAGCCCGTGCTCGGCGGCCAGCCATCCGGTGACCAGCGCGGTCGTGGCGAGCGCGCCGTATCCGGCCGCCTCGTTGAGCCCCATCGCCAGCCCTCGGCGCTGCGGGCCGACCAGGTCGATCTTCATGACGACAGTGGTCGACCAGGTCAGTCCCTGGTTCACGCCGAGCAGGACGTTGGCGGCCACCACCCAGCCCCAGGCGGGCGCCCACATGAGCAGCAGGGGAATGGGCAATCCGATGAGCCAGCCCGCGATCAGGACGGGTTTGCGCCCGTAGCGGTCGGACAGATTTCCGGCAACGAGGTTCGCGAGTGCCTTCGTGATGCCGAACGCGCCGATGAACGTCAGCGAGGCGGTGAACGCGCCGACGGCGAACACCTGGTCGGCGAGCAGCGGCAGGACGGTGCGTTCCTGCCCGATCATGCCGCCGACGGCCGCGTTGACGGCGACCAGGACGGCGAACTGGGCGAGGTTCTCCCGAAGGCCGAGCCGAACGGCGGCCGGTCGGCGGGCTTCCGTGGCGACGGTCATGCGTATTCCTTCAAACGGGGCGTCCGTTTCGCGACGAGTTCGGCGGCGTCAGCGCGGACGGGGCGTGCTGGCGCGGCAGATACGCACGTGTCGAGCCGCGGCGACGGCGAGCGCGGCGCAACCGGCGACGAGGGCGATCCGGCCGCCGGAGGTGCCGGCCAACGCATGGCGCGCTGCGGCCGGGGCCTGCGCCAGCAGAACCGTTCCGGCCATGGCGACGAGGAACCAGCCGAAGCTGGTACGCAGCAGCTGGGCGGGAATGTGAGCGGACAGCCGGGCGCCGGCCAGGCTGCCGACGATGGCCAGGGCCGTGACGGCGAGCGTGATGGGCCAGTCGATGACGGCGTGCTCTAGATGCCCGGCCAGGCCGGCGGCGGCCTGGAGGGTGATGACCAGCAACGACGTGCCCACGGCGGACGCCATGGGCAGTCCCGCCAGCAGGACCAGGACGGGGACGATGACGAAGCCGCCGCCGGCCCCGACGAGGCCGGTGACGAGCGCGACGGTGACGCCCAGCCCGATCAGGATCGGCAGCCGCCCCGCATGTGGCGCGGGACGGACCGGCCGCCGGCAGGAGCGGATCATGACTGTCGCGGCGGCCGCCATGAGCAGGCCGAATCCCACCAGCAGCACGGTTGCCGGAAGGTGCGCGGCCAGCCGGCCGCCGGCGTACGCCCCGGCCAGTCCGGCGACGCCGAAGACCAGCCCGACGCGCCATTTCACCCGGCCGGCGCGGGCGTGCGGAATGAGCGCGACCGCGCTGGTGACCGCCACGACGAACAACGACGCCGGGATGGCCGCCTCGGGTGCCTGGCCGGCGAGGTAGATCAGCACGGGCACGGTGAGGATGGACCCGCCGCCGCCGAGCAGGCCGAGCAGCAGCCCGATCCCGACGGCGGCGGCGAGCGTGACGGCCAAGGTCACGGTGTGGCCCCGGTACGCAGCTGAGCGACCACGCTGTCGAGGTTGCAGGACGCCCCGCGGTTGTAGGGCAGCTTGGCCAGCAGCATGCCCATGGCGCAGGTGTTGGTGAGCGCTGCGATCGCCAACCCGGCGCCGATCGCGGCCGCCGCGTACTGCAGGCCGGGAATGACCAGCCCGCCGAGGACGAACAGGACGACCAGGCTGCCCGCGACCAGGCGGACCTGACGTTCGATGTCCCAGCGGGCGCGTCCGGCCTTGATCGGGGCGGCCTGCTGCTGCCAGGCGAGGATGCCGCCGTCGAGCACATGCACGTTGGCCAGGCCGGTGGCGGCCAGCTGCCGCTCGGCCTGGGCGGCGCGCTGGCCGGAGCGGCAGACGAGCACGACGTCCTGATCGAGGTGCCCGGCGATCTCACCGGTGTGCTCCTGCAGCAGATGCAGCGGAACGTTGTAGGAGCCGGGAATGTGCGCGGTCTCGAACTCGGCCGGCGTACGCACGTCGATGACACGTGGTGCGTCGGGCTCGGAAAGCCAGCTCCGCAAGGTCGTGGCGTCGAGGCGAGGCGGTCGGGTCTGTGCGGTCATGGGGTGATGTGCTGCTTTCTCTCGTGGTTTCGGTGGGGCGCAGGTGGTGTCGCTAGTGGACGGTGTCGGGCCCGGCGTTGGCGAAGTCGTCGTCGATGTGCACGACCTGGCGGCCGGCCGCGGCTAGCAACGAGGCCGCGATGGACGCGCGATAGCCGGCGGCGCAGTGAACCCACACCTCGCCGTCCGGGACCTCCGCGAGACGGCTGGGCAGCTCGTGCAGGGGGATGTGCGTCGCGTCCGGAAGGTGCGCCGACTTCCACTCGAGTGACCGCCGCACGTCGAGCACTACGACTGGCCGGTGGTGGTGTACCTGCCGCAGCTCGGCGAACGTGGCGCGAGGGTGGCTCGCCAGGGGCTGCTCGCCGGCCCAGTCGGCCGGGCT
This genomic interval carries:
- a CDS encoding ABC transporter ATP-binding protein, with amino-acid sequence MIVHTAGLTKRYGTHAALDGVDLSVPAGSVYGLVGPNGAGKTTLLGILAGLRRPTSGEIGVSAARSRVAMLPDTPQFDPWLTGREVVLLAAHLAAGPDGRPVTAERADAVLADSGLADAADRRVGGYSRGMLQRLGFAATVVGDPELLLLDEPASALDPIGRREVLDLIARLRGRATVVFSSHILADVQEVCDRIGIMREGRLLFQGTVEDLLVGRATPAYRVRLRGGVPEVEARLRDQPWVTDVRPEAGGLLVGVRTVTDAETHLAGVLAAAGAQVISLGPREADLEDVFLELMS
- a CDS encoding PLDc N-terminal domain-containing protein, producing MSLPTADSGFPVAALAPLILLGLAFVAYCLYDLSRTDVRYLPKWAWAVICVISIPVGGIVYLLVGRNPR
- a CDS encoding cupin domain-containing protein, producing the protein MTIMSPAAPMESLVGLRPEQIDAQPWRPVAGCGGVRVKELGRHGDLVYELLRYDDGAMTPGDPHLAADQHIWVLAGEAEVAGHSLPSGSYAYVPAGAPHPIRAVAGTGCVLQQTHVPVASRVAEEPVIHPGRLSESTIQQYAQQVAAMVHAVDRRHR
- a CDS encoding response regulator — encoded protein: MIRVLIADDQALVRTGLKMILENAGDMSVVGEAGDGGEAVDLALHLNPDVVLMDVRMPDMDGVAATRQLRAQVPHIHVLVLTTFDLDEYVYAALRAGASAFLLKDTLADDLLSAVRVVARGEAVVAPSATRRLLERYVGVGDEPPPPADLGRLTEREREVLGLVAKGMSNLEIAAALFLTEGTVKTHVSRILSKLELRDRVHAVVYAYERGVIRPAT
- a CDS encoding sensor histidine kinase gives rise to the protein MNTSEHRRVWTDVGLAVILLAVSTVVNSPLGMLNGLTNEKWNQPLWIWWLATLAAAVALALRRIAPLSMLCLSIATAVVHLLLGAPIMVVDLTAAAVLYTVADLRPRGLSLAALGIVALVAVGTFMLWKFSVEQDAKNARASEVTYTSIKEPQPDKPVLVITPKIFMMDQAGLLSLLGSLLLAAWATGAASRNRRAYLEALRARADDLERSQHQQAALAVAAERDRISRELHDVVAHGLSVMVVQAQGGVAALDHRPGDTRAALAAIVETGRESLADMRRVLGAVSPDSGWHPAPGLAALPKLVAQLGAAGVAVDFSESGERGAVPAAVGLAVYRIVQEALTNTVKHAGQGATARVEVIYQPTGVTVVCADDGSSSKLITGGAGLRGMRERAELLGGRFTAGHAETGFRVTAWLPRQRTARGE
- a CDS encoding alpha/beta fold hydrolase yields the protein MNLTRTLALAGLASLAGAIVVAAPAAAEPPAIVWAACPDAVTNTDRVPPEDVDQYRALVSTLQCGTLRVPLDYRRPNGRSITIGFTRLPAADHAHRQGALAVNPGGPGGSGYLMPLELAMSPTTAGLHDTYDMIGLDPRGVGYSTRATCEEPQSLAAANRPDAPTRDEALEMYNAMVAGNRECLAHQGEFLRQVTTENISRDLDAVRAGLGERRISFLGVSWGTWFGAVYRSLFPARVDRMWIDSTAPPRFYGDQFITARSTATEAGADRMTAWLAEHDDVYRFGTTAAAVKAALLALEQSLTDHPRVFTDLPKPVDAMVVALSTAQPSPVWPLAALVMTELRDSHDGTPAPLHVKAVLGGDDRGDDTPPPADAPQDFNDVMNHAAICNEDFGRRDFDTAWDTYQQLRELPLTGMLARFGADCAGWDPVRPVNLRYSPGSLVLSGHRDESVSVYPWTIEMQHAIGGTVLTVNDDVHGSVPRTQDCSNLLVGYFRTGVLSARHCEGEGENPDPSEVRD
- a CDS encoding sulfite exporter TauE/SafE family protein; this translates as MTLAVTLAAAVGIGLLLGLLGGGGSILTVPVLIYLAGQAPEAAIPASLFVVAVTSAVALIPHARAGRVKWRVGLVFGVAGLAGAYAGGRLAAHLPATVLLVGFGLLMAAAATVMIRSCRRPVRPAPHAGRLPILIGLGVTVALVTGLVGAGGGFVIVPVLVLLAGLPMASAVGTSLLVITLQAAAGLAGHLEHAVIDWPITLAVTALAIVGSLAGARLSAHIPAQLLRTSFGWFLVAMAGTVLLAQAPAAARHALAGTSGGRIALVAGCAALAVAAARHVRICRASTPRPR
- a CDS encoding rhodanese-like domain-containing protein, producing MTAQTRPPRLDATTLRSWLSEPDAPRVIDVRTPAEFETAHIPGSYNVPLHLLQEHTGEIAGHLDQDVVLVCRSGQRAAQAERQLAATGLANVHVLDGGILAWQQQAAPIKAGRARWDIERQVRLVAGSLVVLFVLGGLVIPGLQYAAAAIGAGLAIAALTNTCAMGMLLAKLPYNRGASCNLDSVVAQLRTGATP